The Flammeovirga yaeyamensis genome segment CAGAATGATTTATCTACATTATTAATTAAATTATTGGAGATAAATCTACCTATATCTCATATTTTCAATTTACCTAATCATGAAACTCACCCTAATAAATTATTTACTTTTATCTTTTTTCACAATATCAATTGCTCAGGCACAAGAAAAATTGATTCCTTTTAAAGAAGGTGATTTATGGGGATATAAAAATCAAAACAAAAAAGTAGTCATATCACCTCAATATCAAGCGGTTCAAACATTTAAGTTTAACACGGCTATTGTTACAGATAAACAAGGAAAGGTAGGTTTGATTAATACTGAAGGGGATTGGGAATTAAAACCTAAATATCAAGAAATCACCAATACGCTAAATGAACAGGTTTTTATTGTTCAAAATCAGAAATCACAAAAAGGAGTTCTTCACCGAGTAGGGAAAGAACTTATACCTTTTGAATACGACAGTATTTTTGTCTTCGACAATAAGAATAATTATATCGTTTGTAAAGACGATAAATACGGCATCTATAACACCGATTTAGAATATTGGAAACTACCGCTTCGTTATTATCAATTAGCTTTTGATGATAATCGAATATTAAGAGTGGTTGAGGATGATCTTATGGGATTTTTAGAACCCGAATCATTTGCTGTTATTAGTACTCCTCAGGTTGTAATGAATAAAACAAGGGGCGGAAAAAAAGTAGTTTCTTTTAATTTTGATCAAGGTAGTGAGGAAACTATAGTTCAAACTTCTGCTGGCTTCAATATTCTAAATAAACATGGTCAATTACTACTTCCAAAAGGAATAAATAAAAAACTAAAGAAAATTGATATTGCCTCATACAATGCAAATGCTTACAAAATTCCTTCAAATGCTAAGTACATAGTAAACGATAATGTCTATTTAAAAACATCGAAAGGTCAATTTGAAGAGAAAGCATTAGAAACCTTTAAGATGTATCAGGTAGATCCAGAAAATCCGAATATAAAAAGGTCAGATAATGGAAAGTACTACCTTATCAACGATGGAAAGAAAGTTTCTAAAGAATACGATAGTCTTTTTGTTTACAGCCATGATTTCTTACAGGGTTGGAATTACAATAAAAAGAAAAATAAATATGACAAGTCCTTAGTCATTGCCGATATCATGGACGAAAATATTGGCAAAGAGGTAGCAGAAGGGTACCAAGCCATGATTTCTTATTCTACATCAGAGGAAACTGATGATTACAATTGGGCAATTATGGTGAGTGCCAATAGCCAACAAGGAATATTTGATTTAGATACGAAAAAATATGTAGTGGATATGGATTACGACCAAATCAATACTCGATATCTAGAAAAATACAATCTACTATTAATAGGAAATAATGAGGATAATTATGCCATTTATGATGTAAGTATCAATAAGCAAGTGACAGATATGAAATATCAACCCATAATTGATTCTTCTACCGAAGACATGGGGTATTTATTATTTCAAAGAAAGGGTAGTCAGAAAGAATCAGTAAAGGTATTAGACTTTTATTCTATCAAAAACAAAAAAATAACAGGTCGTACGATCGATGGCTATCAAATCCGAAAAAGAGCCAAAAAAGGAACTTTAGCTGTTTCTAAAAATACTTATGGATGGGAAACAGATCTTGCTTTTGAAGTGAGTGAGTATGCTCCTCAAAATTATCAATACATTTACTATAAAGATCACGGTAAAGGTAATGTTGGGGTTGGCTTCCTAGACAAAGATTTAAATGTGATTATACCTGCTGATTACGCTTCTATTTCGTTTAGTGGAAGTAAAGATAATTACCTCAAAGTAACTGACTTTGACTTTAATGAAGGGGTGATTGATATGAACGGAAAAACTATTGTAGAATTCGGAAAGTACAAATCGATTGGCTTAGTTTCTGACGGTGTTTTACCGGTAGTAAATTATGACAACCAAGAACAATTTATTGATCTTGATTCCAAAAATCTTACAATAAAAGACTGATCATTAACATTTTAGTTGTTGATATTTTTAGCTTTTATCCGTACATTATAGTAAGCAACTACGAAATAACCCATCGTTAAATTGCGCTAATCATACGAAATCAGTTAAACAAATTAGTGTAACCTTTTATTATTATAGTAAGAGAGATACACACCCATAAAACCATAAACAACTATGAATGCTGCAAATGATCAAAATGAATTTAAGAAGCTCTTTGATGACTTTCGAAAAACCAAGAAAGCCAAAGAAGAGACCTTATCTTTCCTAGATTACCTAGAAGAAGTTCAAAAGAATCCAGAATTGGCAGACCTAGCACATAAGCGTATGTACAAGGCCATCACCCAGTCTGGTTTCTCTACACTCGACACGGAAAAAGATGTCCGTTTGAGAAGAATTTTCGGTCCTCACTCCAAGCTAAAAAGCTACAATTTCTTTAGTGAGGAGTTCTTCGGAATTGAGAAAGTTTTACAGAAACTCGTTCGTTATTTTCACTCTGCATCCTTAAAAGGAGAAGAATCAAGACAAGTTTTATTCCTCGTTGGCCCTGTTGGTGCAGGTAAATCTTCACTAATAGAAAAGTTAAAAAGTGGTTTAGAACAAACCACTCCTTTCTATTTTCTTGAGGGATCTCCTATGAACACCAACCCATTATGTGCTATTCCTCCAGAATTGAGGGAAGAAATGGAAGGCAGATTAGGAGTAGAAATCGAAGGAGAATTAGATCCTGTAACACAACACAAACTGGATCACGATTTTAAAGGCGATTTCACCAAATTTAAAGTGATTAAACGTCATTTCTCTATTCGTAAACGTCAGGGTGTAGGTATGGTTCCTCCTGTGGATCCAAACAACCAAGACACCTCTGTTTTAATTGGTTCCGAAGACATTTCTAAATTAGACCGTTACAGCGAGGACGATCCAAGAGTTCTTACGCTAAATGGAGCTTTTAATGTAGGTAACCGTGGTTTGGTAGAGTTTATTGAGGTATTTAAAAACGAAATCGAATACCTTCATGTAATGCTCACCGCTACTCAAGAAAAACGTATTCCTGCCCCAGGTAAACACGGTATGATTTACTTTGATGGAGTAATATTGGCACACTCTAATGAAGCAGAGTGGAACCGTTTTAAAGCTGACCATACCAATGAAGCCATTTTGGACCGTATTGTAAAAGTAGAAGTTCCTTACGTTCTAGAATTGTCTGAAGAAATCAAGATCTATCAAAAAATTATTGGTAAATCCGATTTCAATGCCCATATCGCACCACACTCTTTAGAGATTGCATCAATGTTTGCCATTCTCACCCGATTAAAGCCTACCAATAAGTGCGATTTATTGACTAAACTGAAATTATATAATGGTGATGAAGTGACTGAAAATGGTCAGTCGAAGCGTATCAATGTAAT includes the following:
- a CDS encoding WG repeat-containing protein; protein product: MKLTLINYLLLSFFTISIAQAQEKLIPFKEGDLWGYKNQNKKVVISPQYQAVQTFKFNTAIVTDKQGKVGLINTEGDWELKPKYQEITNTLNEQVFIVQNQKSQKGVLHRVGKELIPFEYDSIFVFDNKNNYIVCKDDKYGIYNTDLEYWKLPLRYYQLAFDDNRILRVVEDDLMGFLEPESFAVISTPQVVMNKTRGGKKVVSFNFDQGSEETIVQTSAGFNILNKHGQLLLPKGINKKLKKIDIASYNANAYKIPSNAKYIVNDNVYLKTSKGQFEEKALETFKMYQVDPENPNIKRSDNGKYYLINDGKKVSKEYDSLFVYSHDFLQGWNYNKKKNKYDKSLVIADIMDENIGKEVAEGYQAMISYSTSEETDDYNWAIMVSANSQQGIFDLDTKKYVVDMDYDQINTRYLEKYNLLLIGNNEDNYAIYDVSINKQVTDMKYQPIIDSSTEDMGYLLFQRKGSQKESVKVLDFYSIKNKKITGRTIDGYQIRKRAKKGTLAVSKNTYGWETDLAFEVSEYAPQNYQYIYYKDHGKGNVGVGFLDKDLNVIIPADYASISFSGSKDNYLKVTDFDFNEGVIDMNGKTIVEFGKYKSIGLVSDGVLPVVNYDNQEQFIDLDSKNLTIKD
- a CDS encoding serine protein kinase; protein product: MNAANDQNEFKKLFDDFRKTKKAKEETLSFLDYLEEVQKNPELADLAHKRMYKAITQSGFSTLDTEKDVRLRRIFGPHSKLKSYNFFSEEFFGIEKVLQKLVRYFHSASLKGEESRQVLFLVGPVGAGKSSLIEKLKSGLEQTTPFYFLEGSPMNTNPLCAIPPELREEMEGRLGVEIEGELDPVTQHKLDHDFKGDFTKFKVIKRHFSIRKRQGVGMVPPVDPNNQDTSVLIGSEDISKLDRYSEDDPRVLTLNGAFNVGNRGLVEFIEVFKNEIEYLHVMLTATQEKRIPAPGKHGMIYFDGVILAHSNEAEWNRFKADHTNEAILDRIVKVEVPYVLELSEEIKIYQKIIGKSDFNAHIAPHSLEIASMFAILTRLKPTNKCDLLTKLKLYNGDEVTENGQSKRINVMELKEEVEDEGMSGISTRFIMKSLDNALSDTETNTIHPIAVLDALQNKLKEEPMPGDIKDHYMHILKDILYKEYLKMLEGDITKAFVHAYDEQAESLFQNYLDHVEAYVLKRKVTGTNNEEMDPDIKFLESIEQQIGISGTAADGFRQDVMSYVTHILRRNGQLHYTSYEPLKEAIEKKLMASVKDITRIILKAKTRDNSQKKKYNAMVTQMISMGYNEESVEAVLGFASNNLWKD